In the genome of Quercus robur chromosome 3, dhQueRobu3.1, whole genome shotgun sequence, one region contains:
- the LOC126716411 gene encoding lysine histidine transporter 1-like, translating to MKQNMTLTPNMTEEEAARQKAINDWLPVTASRTAKWWYSAFHNVTAMVGAGVLSLPYAMSHLGWGPGVTVLILSWIITFYTLWQMIEMHEMVPGKRFDRYHELGQQAFGEKLGLWIVVPQQLVVEISVDIVYMVTGGRSLKKFHDIVCPNCKSIKTTYFIMIFASVHFVLSHLPNFNSISGISLAAAVMSLTYSTIAWAASAAKGVQPDVDYGYSAKSASGKTFNVFTALGDVAFAYAGHNVVLEIQATIPSTPEKPSKGPMWKGAVVAYIIVGLCYFPVALIGYWVFGNSVEDNVLLSLEKPNWLIAAANMFVVIHVVGSYQVFAVPVFDMMETFLVKKLKFSPSLTLRFIIRNVYVAFTMMVAIIIPFFGGLLGFFGGLVMAPTTYYLPCIMWLIIYKPKPFSITWMANWICIVLGVALMIVAPIGGLRTIILSAKDYEFFS from the exons ATGAAGCAAAACATGACTCTGACTCCAAATATGACAGAGGAAGAGGCAGCAAGGCAGAAGGCAATCAATGATTGGCTTCCGGTCACTGCCTCTAGGACTGCCAAATGGTGGTACTCGGCTTTCCACAATGTTACGGCCATGGTCGGTGCCGGTGTTCTCAGTCTGCCTTATGCCATGTCACATCTAGGATG GGGACCTGGTGTCACTGTCCTTATTTTGTCATGGATCATCACCTTCTACACTCTATGGCAAATGATTGAGATGCACGAAATGGTTCCCGGTAAGCGGTTTGATAGGTACCATGAGCTTGGTCAGCAAGCCTTTGGTGAAAAGCTTGGACTTTGGATTGTGGTGCCTCAACAGCTCGTTGTTGAAATTAGTGTAGACATTGTGTACATGGTCACTGGAGGGAGATCATTGAAGAAGTTCCATGACATAGTTTGCCCCAATTGCAAATCTATCAAGACCACTTACTTCATCATGATTTTCGCTTCTGTGCACTTTGTTCTGTCCCATCTCCCCAACTTCAACTCTATTTCCGGTATCTCACTGGCTGCAGCAGTCATGTCCTTAAC TTACTCAACTATTGCTTGGGCAGCTTCTGCTGCAAAGGGTGTTCAACCAGATGTGGACTACGGTTACTCAGCCAAAAGCGCATCTGGAAAAACTTTTAACGTTTTCACCGCCTTGGGTGATGTAGCATTTGCCTATGCTGGTCACAATGTGGTTTTGGAAATCCAAGCAACAATCCCTTCTACTCCAGAGAAACCTTCAAAGGGCCCCATGTGGAAAGGAGCGGTTGTTGCATATATCATTGTGGGCCTTTGCTACTTCCCTGTTGCTCTGATCGGGTACTGGGTGTTTGGAAATTCTGTTGAGGACAACGTTCTCTTGTCACTAGAGAAACCTAATTGGCTTATTGCAGCAGCTAACATGTTTGTTGTTATCCATGTCGTTGGAAGCTACCAG GTATTTGCTGTGCCAGTGTTTGACATGATGGAAACTTTTCTGGTGAAGAAATTGAAGTTCAGCCCATCTTTGACACTCCGATTTATCATTCGCAATGTATATGTTG CGTTTACAATGATGGTCGCGATAATAATCCCTTTCTTCGGTGGCCTCCTTGGTTTCTTTGGAGGACTTGTTATGGCCCCAACAACATACTAC CTCCCCTGCATCATGTGGCTCATCATCTATAAACCCAAACCCTTCAGCATAACTTGGATGGCCAATTGG ATCTGCATTGTGCTTGGTGTGGCATTGATGATTGTAGCACCTATTGGGGGACTAAGGACTATCATCCTTTCAGCCAAGGACTACGAGTTCTTCTCATGA